One window of the Sparus aurata chromosome 17, fSpaAur1.1, whole genome shotgun sequence genome contains the following:
- the leng1 gene encoding leukocyte receptor cluster member 1, producing MNILPKKSWHVRNKDNVERVRRDEAQAAEEEREAQRRVERAEQEARTEYLRKKARAALPYEGGRSDDHDEERRSGSGALEHLNLFPLEESSEKKGNEEYLKEKKDEKEKQERAIGLLVSLGPQPGTEVTPWYMKTGKEKEELKEKEERKDKDKRKGISEEEKEKKDRRLKDSLDPLKDMKKALNIKEKKHHKSKKYERRDKGERRSSGESSIERLRAERLQREAEEKRRAQALIDLRTGKRKEPGSETTERERPYNSAYFPELARKRQRRDRDSWRDEILKS from the exons ATGAATATCCTTCCGAAGAAGAGCTGGCACGTTCGCAACAAAGACAACGTCGAGCGTGTGCGGAGAGACGAGGCCCAGGCGGCAGAGGAGGAGCGCGAGGCACAGCGTCGGGTGGAGCGTGCTGAGCAAGAG GCACGTACAGAGTATCTGAGGAAGAAAGCCAGAGCTGCTCTCCCGTATGAAGGAGGAAGGAGCGATGATCATGATGAAGAACGAAGGAGTGGAAGTGGAGCTCTGGAGCATCTTAATCTTTTTCCCCTGGAAGAGTCGTCCGAGAAGAAGGGAAACGAGGAGTatctcaaagaaaagaaagatgagaAG GAGAAGCAAGAACGAGCCATTGGCTTGCTGGTGTCTCTCGGACCCCAACCAGGAACGGAGGTCACTCCGTGGTACATGAAAAccggcaaagaaaaagaagagttaaaagaaaaagaagagaggaaggacAAAGATAAGCGGAAGGGGATCagtgaagaggagaaagagaaaaaagatcgCAGATTGAAAGATAGTTTAGATCCATTGAAAGATATGAAGAAAGCACTAAAcataaaggagaaaaaacaccaCAAGAGCAAGAAATATGAGAGAAGAGACAAAGGGGAACGGAGAAGCAGTGGAGAGAG CTCCATTGAAAGGTTACGTGCTGAGCGTTTGCAGAGGGAGGCAGAAGAAAAGAGGCGAGCCCAGGCACTAATCGACCTGAGGACCGGCAAAAGGAAGGAGCCGGGGAGTGAGACAACTGAGAGGGAGAGGCCGTACAACAGTGCATACTTCCCAGAGCTCGCACGAAAGCGTCAAAGGCGGGAtcgagacagctggagagatgAAATACTAAAATCATGA